The following are from one region of the Elusimicrobiota bacterium genome:
- the tuf gene encoding elongation factor Tu (EF-Tu; promotes GTP-dependent binding of aminoacyl-tRNA to the A-site of ribosomes during protein biosynthesis; when the tRNA anticodon matches the mRNA codon, GTP hydrolysis results; the inactive EF-Tu-GDP leaves the ribosome and release of GDP is promoted by elongation factor Ts; many prokaryotes have two copies of the gene encoding EF-Tu), with amino-acid sequence GVEMVMPGDNIDIECELIAPIAMEKGLRFAVREGGHTVGAGVVADIVA; translated from the coding sequence CGGCGTCGAGATGGTCATGCCGGGAGACAACATCGACATCGAGTGCGAGCTGATCGCCCCGATCGCGATGGAGAAGGGTCTGCGTTTCGCCGTTCGCGAAGGCGGCCATACCGTGGGTGCCGGCGTCGTCGCCGACATCGTGGCGTAA